The following are from one region of the Burkholderiales bacterium genome:
- a CDS encoding aminopeptidase: MAAGTALVLVIAGCVNLGYYFQSVGGQWQLWSREQPIARLLDDPNIAPPLKQKLQAVVEIRDFASDELGLPDNGSYRYYADLERPFVVWNVFATPELSIKPIEWCFPVAGCVNYRGYFSKDAAEQFAAELRQKGYDVFVAGVPAYSTLGWLNDPVLNTFINHPVPEIARLLFHELAHQVVYVPGDTTFNESFAVAVEQEGLRRWFAERGTAAQSAEHERLQDKKKDFVALILKYRGLLEEIFASQKSPAEQRAAKAHALDALQDEYQQLKNSWGGFKGYDRWFAQRPGNAQLVSVATYTQLVPAFQRLLANERGDLEDFYAAVKNIGALGPEARLARLNIETRASLGP, from the coding sequence ATCGCAGCAGGCACAGCGCTCGTTCTGGTCATCGCCGGGTGCGTCAATCTTGGCTACTATTTTCAGTCGGTCGGCGGCCAGTGGCAGCTGTGGAGCCGCGAGCAGCCGATCGCCCGCCTGCTCGACGATCCGAACATCGCGCCGCCGCTGAAGCAGAAGCTGCAGGCGGTGGTCGAGATACGCGACTTCGCCAGCGACGAACTCGGGCTGCCGGACAACGGCAGTTATCGTTATTACGCCGATCTCGAACGTCCGTTCGTGGTGTGGAATGTTTTCGCAACGCCGGAATTGTCGATCAAGCCGATCGAATGGTGTTTTCCGGTCGCCGGCTGCGTCAATTATCGCGGCTACTTTTCGAAAGATGCCGCCGAACAGTTTGCCGCCGAGTTGCGTCAGAAAGGCTACGATGTTTTTGTCGCCGGCGTTCCTGCCTATTCGACCCTGGGCTGGCTGAACGACCCGGTGCTGAACACGTTCATCAATCACCCGGTTCCCGAAATCGCGCGGCTGCTGTTCCACGAGCTCGCGCACCAGGTCGTCTATGTGCCGGGCGACACGACGTTCAACGAGTCGTTCGCGGTAGCCGTCGAACAGGAGGGCTTGCGTCGCTGGTTCGCCGAGCGCGGCACGGCAGCGCAAAGCGCCGAGCATGAACGCCTGCAGGACAAGAAAAAGGATTTTGTCGCCCTGATCCTCAAGTATCGCGGTTTGCTCGAGGAAATTTTCGCATCGCAAAAATCGCCAGCCGAGCAGCGCGCGGCCAAAGCTCACGCCCTCGATGCGCTGCAAGACGAGTATCAGCAACTGAAAAATTCTTGGGGCGGATTCAAGGGTTACGACCGCTGGTTCGCGCAACGGCCTGGCAACGCGCAACTGGTATCAGTCGCGACTTACACGCAGCTCGTTCCGGCGTTCCAGCGGCTGCTGGCGAACGAGCGCGGCGACCTCGAAGATTTTTATGCCGCGGTGAAAAATATCGGCGCGCTGGGACCGGAAGCCCGCCTTGCCCGTTTGAACATTGAAACGCGCGCCAGCCTGGGGCCCTAA